A genomic window from Nematostella vectensis chromosome 9, jaNemVect1.1, whole genome shotgun sequence includes:
- the LOC5517279 gene encoding hemicentin-1 isoform X4 yields the protein MQILWLYVCYVLLRLEAVSSSSTWQWQFDRSVCLNDGDNATMTWNVTLESGQSLSGIEIWEQSTAPGATPSKMYTYLVGPEPAYSDRVMSISLTDSSPVYHIVFTLANVSNNKDGFGTKSLQCRVAAGSLPTITGQPPLDTVFNVQVPPSSVVISPPSPTVTERDQVNLTCSADGTPPPNFTWISPQGHTVAHGPYYNIPIVHRNMSGVYTCVATDGCGRNHTRDATLAVRYKPDNTSLTILGGNASAQCGSKISFNCTADGVPKPNKYSLYLGNQAMKTDTNGEFSNIQLNTSGEHVFTCVPTNEIGEGLNKTVIVNASEVLPVVSVDIPPNGRMVKGSSVTLTCDGTGPVPLQISWYKDNIFNASGKTLTISKVTVQDEGNYTCNLSSSCGTTLNTSFIGVDYIPENTTLQINKSNNTSIIACVGDIILLNCYAEGKPSVITYSLLLNGEQHKANRSGVFLVFPGTPGWNNFSCVPNNTIGKGPEALVHIIVPVTPSSVEISPPSPTVTERDQVNLTCSADGTPPPTFTWISPQGNTVAHGPSYTIPMVHRNMTGMVYTCVATNGCGKNLTKDANLAVQYKPVNTSLTILGGDASRQCGSNVSFNCTADGAPKPHKYSLYLGNQTIKTNTNGVLSNIKLNTSGEHVFTCVPTNEIGEGLNKTVIVNASEVLPVVSVDIPPNGRMVKGSSVTLTCDGTGPVPLQISWYKDNIFIGSGKTLTISKVTVQDEGNYTCNVSSSCGTTLNTSFIIVDYFDIETSGVVCSPFNITVRTNLNPTPSINCTWGIGGSGTVIQGVNTASDQVIYSVNVQGGQTTNVTCSRGNNKRIYTVVSSSDKAATTNGSIRFANMSFPPTEENKTNINRLFNETVPPCTGNVKVYGYRRGSVIVDMAITMSEKVADPFALLKDAFVAAGATYGLTIDPTGVKAQQANPSDSTTSPPSLTTQGAPTTAAAVTPKEGLTDVVIALIVVGVIVFLLIICGLVFWFCAKKKKKKRDIGADNLEMFANGTGTSPYAEVGPTAHANGGSGVESPYSEVEQRRNNDDTQGAGADAYPQVDKSKKSKPKEEKEKLPDMMQQPDPNVTYAQVDKSLKKKNREEPMYAQVDKKKKKPKKKPGELLYADLSDFTDGPKPKGDGTLEFASGEGVKRPEAYRETDYAEISHVLRGKTEDTQPTAMCFPPGPPTFALKNCDVKETSVRLRWTPPLSDNGSPILDYKVEVSSVFAAEGISSTSILIPELEPNTKYLARVAARNAAGLGTAAEQSFTTRGKGVEPGQGNAAFQNEAYEPDQAPNDINFLPPPSADGRSTSMTTVST from the exons ATGCAAATTCTATGGCTTTATGTATGCTATGTACTATTAAGGCTTGAAG CTGTAAGCTCCAGCAGTACATGGCAGTGGCAATTCGATAGATCCGTATGCCTCAACGATGGCGACAACGCTACAATGACGTGGAATGTGACTCTGGAGTCAGGCCAGAGTTTGTCAGGAATTGAGATCTGGGAGCAGTCTACAGCGCCTGGAGCAACACCGTCCAAGATGTATACTTATCTTGTTGGACCTGAACCAGCCTACAGTGACCGAGTGATGTCCATATCGCTCACGGATTCAAGCCCTGTCTACCATATTGTGTTTACGCTGGCGAATGTTAGCAACAATAAAGATGGATTCGGCACTAAAAGCCTACAGTGTAGAGTTGCAGCAGGAAGTTTGCCAACCATTACAGGACAACCCCCGTTAGACACCGTGTTTAACGTGCAAG TCCCACCCAGCAGCGTTGTCATTTCTCCACCGAGTCCTACCGTGACCGAGCGTGACCAAGTGAACCTGACGTGTTCAGCTGATGGTACTCCTCCACCAAACTTCACATGGATCAGCCCTCAGGGGCACACCGTAGCACACGGACCGTACTACAACATTCCCATCGTGCACCGCAACATGTCAGGGGTCTACACATGCGTCGCTACTGATGGGTGTGGACGGAATCACACCAGGGATGCGACACTAGCAGTAAGAT ACAAGCCTGACAATACCTCTTTGACCATACTGGGTGGAAACGCATCTGCTCAGTGTGGATCAAAAATATCATTTAACTGTACTGCTGACGGCGTTCCAAAACCAAATAAGTACTCTCTTTACTTGGGGAATCAGGCGATGAAGACGGACACCAATGGTGAATTTAGTAACATCCAGCTGAACACTTCAGGAGAACATGTGTTCACGTGTGTACCTACTAATGAAATTGGTGAAGGACTAAATAAAACTGTGATCGTAAACGCATCAGAGGTACTTCCTGTAGTGTCCGTCGACATCCCGCCCAATGGTAGAATGGTCAAAGGGTCAAGTGTTACTTTGACATGTGACGGTACAGGACCGGTACCGTTACAAATCAGCTGGtacaaagacaatattttcaatGCCTCGGGAAAAACCCTCACGATATCGAAAGTCACAGTACAAGACGAAGGGAACTACACTTGTAATTTGTCAAGTTCATGTGGAACAACGTTGAACACCTCGTTTATTGGCGTTGATT ACATTCCAGAGAACACAACTCTTCAAATCAACAAATCGAATAATACTAGTATAATCGCATGCGTTGGAGACATTATCCTGCTAAACTGTTACGCTGAAGGCAAGCCTTCAGTTATCACTTATTCCCTTCTGCTGAATGGTGAACAGCATAAGGCTAATCGAAGTGGAGTTTTTCTTGTCTTCCCCGGCACTCCTGGATGGAACAATTTTTCTTGCGTTCCTAACAACACTATCGGCAAAGGGCCAGAAGCACTTGTTCACATCATCGTTCCAG TCACTCCCAGCAGCGTTGAAATTTCCCCACCGAGTCCTACCGTGACCGAGCGTGACCAAGTGAACCTGACGTGTTCAGCTGATGGTACTCCTCCACCAACCTTCACATGGATCAGCCCTCAGGGGAACACCGTAGCACACGGACCGTCCTACACCATTCCCATGGTGCACCGCAACATGACAGGAATGGTGTACACGTGCGTGGCTACTAACGGCTGCGGGAAAAACCTCACCAAGGATGCTAATCTTGCTGTACAAT ACAAACCTGTGAACACTTCCCTGACCATACTTGGTGGAGATGCGTCTCGTCAATGCGGATCGAATGTATCATTTAACTGTACTGCTGACGGCGCACCAAAGCCGCATAAGTACTCTCTCTACTTGGGAAATCAGACGATCAAGACTAACACCAATGGTGTATTAAGTAACATCAAGCTAAACACTTCAGGAGAACATGTATTCACGTGTGTACCTACTAATGAAATTGGTGAAGGACTAAACAAAACTGTGATCGTAAACGCATCAGAGGTACTTCCTGTAGTGTCCGTCGACATCCCGCCCAATGGTAGAATGGTCAAAGGGTCAAGTGTTACTTTGACATGTGACGGTACAGGGCCGGTACCATTACAAATCAGCTGGtacaaagacaatattttcatTGGCTCGGGAAAAACCCTCACGATATCGAAAGTCACAGTACAAGACGAAGGGAACTACACTTGTAATGTGTCAAGTTCATGTGGAACAACGTTGAACACCTCATTTATTATTGTTGATT ACTTTGATATAGAAACAAGTGGGGTTGTATGCTCCCCATTCAACATTACTGTCAGGACCAACTTGAACCCCACCCCAAGTATCAACTGTACCTGGGGCATAGGCGGGAGCGGCACAGTTATCCAGGGAGTAAACACAGCGTCTGATCAAGTGATATATTCTGTAAATGTGCAAGGCGGACAGACTACTAATGTGACCTGCTCGCGTGGAAATAACAAGAGAATCTACACTGTCG TTTCATCATCAGATAAAGCAGCTACTACAAATGGCAGCATTAGATTTGCAAATATGAGCTTTCCACCaactgaagaaaacaaaacaaatattaacAGATTG TTTAATGAAACCGTCCCGCCGTGTACTGGGAACGTGAAGGTTTATGGGTATAG ACGAGGGAGTGTCATTGTTGACATGGCTATCACGATGTCAGAGAAAGTCGCGGATCCTTTCGCTCTTCTCAAAGATGCGTTTGTCGCGGCTGGTGCAACATATGGCTTGACCATCGATCCTACAGGCGTAAAGGCACAGCAAG CCAACCCCAGTGATTCCACTACCAGTCCCCCATCCCTGACCACCCAAGGCGCGCCCACCACCGCCGCCGCGGTCACGCCCAAAGAGGGTCTGACAGATGTCGTAATCGCCCTTATCGTGGTCGGCGTCATCGTCTTTTTGCTCATAATATGCGGGCTGGTCTTTTGGTTCTGTgcgaagaagaagaaaaagaaaagag ATATCGGTGCAGACAATCTCGAAAT GTTCGCTAATGGTACAGGAACATCACCCTATGCTGAG GTTGGACCAACAGCGCATGCTAATGGTGGCAGCGGCGTCGAGTCTCCTTACTCAGAAGTGGAACAGCGCAGAAACAATGATGATACCCAAGGCGCAGGCGCAGATGCCTACCCCCAGGTGGACAAAAGCAag AAATCAAAGCCCAaggaggagaaggagaagtTGCCAGACATGATGCAGCAACCTGACCCGAACGTCACATACGCGCAAGTGGATAAATCCCTCAAGAAGAAAAACAGAGAAGAGCCCATGTACGCCcaagttgacaaaaaaaag AAAAAGCCGAAAAAGAAGCCAGGAGAACTATTGTACGCGGATCTCAGCGACTTCACTGATGGTCCAAAGCCTAAGGGCGACGGGACTCTCGAGTTTGCGTCAGGCGAAGGCGTGAAAAGACCCGAGGCGTACCGAGAGACCGATTACGCTGAGATCTCTCATGTGCTGAGAGGAAAAACGGAAGACACACAGCCTACTGCCATGTGTT TCCCTCCCGGACCCCCAACGTTTGCTCTAAAGAATTGCGACGTCAAAGAGACGTCTGTCCGTCTTCGCTGGACCCCACCCCTGAGCGACAATGGCAGCCCTATCCTCGATTACAAGGTGGAAGTCAGCTCCGTCTTCGCGGCGGAGGGTATCTCAAGTACCTCGATCCTAATTCCCGAACTTGAACCGAACACCAAGTACTTGGCCCGGGTTGCTGCGCGGAACGCCGCTGGCCTGGGTACCGCGGCAGAACAGTCTTTTACAACTAGGGGGAAAG
- the LOC5517279 gene encoding uncharacterized protein LOC5517279 isoform X7: MQILWLYVCYVLLRLEAVSSSSTWQWQFDRSVCLNDGDNATMTWNVTLESGQSLSGIEIWEQSTAPGATPSKMYTYLVGPEPAYSDRVMSISLTDSSPVYHIVFTLANVSNNKDGFGTKSLQCRVAAGSLPTITGQPPLDTVFNVQVPPSSVVISPPSPTVTERDQVNLTCSADGTPPPNFTWISPQGHTVAHGPYYNIPIVHRNMSGVYTCVATDGCGRNHTRDATLAVRYKPDNTSLTILGGNASAQCGSKISFNCTADGVPKPNKYSLYLGNQAMKTDTNGEFSNIQLNTSGEHVFTCVPTNEIGEGLNKTVIVNASEVLPVVSVDIPPNGRMVKGSSVTLTCDGTGPVPLQISWYKDNIFNASGKTLTISKVTVQDEGNYTCNLSSSCGTTLNTSFIGVDYKPENTTLRVNTTNACVGEMVQLNCSAVGKPAEITYILKMNGKLMSQNGISLVRLNSPVVHTFACIPNNTAGSGQEANLTIPVSEPPSIVQFPSKNIILTEGDSKELMCNASGSPSPAVTWYKLGIDWVDQNVSKLALSTREDTGSYRCMATNAAPCKNTSFSSWINVTVHYFDIETSGVVCSPFNITVRTNLNPTPSINCTWGIGGSGTVIQGVNTASDQVIYSVNVQGGQTTNVTCSRGNNKRIYTVVSSSDKAATTNGSIRFANMSFPPTEENKTNINRLFNETVPPCTGNVKVYGYRRGSVIVDMAITMSEKVADPFALLKDAFVAAGATYGLTIDPTGVKAQQANPSDSTTSPPSLTTQGAPTTAAAVTPKEGLTDVVIALIVVGVIVFLLIICGLVFWFCAKKKKKKRDIGADNLEMFANGTGTSPYAEVGPTAHANGGSGVESPYSEVEQRRNNDDTQGAGADAYPQVDKSKKSKPKEEKEKLPDMMQQPDPNVTYAQVDKSLKKKNREEPMYAQVDKKKKKPKKKPGELLYADLSDFTDGPKPKGDGTLEFASGEGVKRPEAYRETDYAEISHVLRGKTEDTQPTAMCFPPGPPTFALKNCDVKETSVRLRWTPPLSDNGSPILDYKVEVSSVFAAEGISSTSILIPELEPNTKYLARVAARNAAGLGTAAEQSFTTRGKGVEPGQGNAAFQNEAYEPDQAPNDINFLPPPSADGRSTSMTTVST; encoded by the exons ATGCAAATTCTATGGCTTTATGTATGCTATGTACTATTAAGGCTTGAAG CTGTAAGCTCCAGCAGTACATGGCAGTGGCAATTCGATAGATCCGTATGCCTCAACGATGGCGACAACGCTACAATGACGTGGAATGTGACTCTGGAGTCAGGCCAGAGTTTGTCAGGAATTGAGATCTGGGAGCAGTCTACAGCGCCTGGAGCAACACCGTCCAAGATGTATACTTATCTTGTTGGACCTGAACCAGCCTACAGTGACCGAGTGATGTCCATATCGCTCACGGATTCAAGCCCTGTCTACCATATTGTGTTTACGCTGGCGAATGTTAGCAACAATAAAGATGGATTCGGCACTAAAAGCCTACAGTGTAGAGTTGCAGCAGGAAGTTTGCCAACCATTACAGGACAACCCCCGTTAGACACCGTGTTTAACGTGCAAG TCCCACCCAGCAGCGTTGTCATTTCTCCACCGAGTCCTACCGTGACCGAGCGTGACCAAGTGAACCTGACGTGTTCAGCTGATGGTACTCCTCCACCAAACTTCACATGGATCAGCCCTCAGGGGCACACCGTAGCACACGGACCGTACTACAACATTCCCATCGTGCACCGCAACATGTCAGGGGTCTACACATGCGTCGCTACTGATGGGTGTGGACGGAATCACACCAGGGATGCGACACTAGCAGTAAGAT ACAAGCCTGACAATACCTCTTTGACCATACTGGGTGGAAACGCATCTGCTCAGTGTGGATCAAAAATATCATTTAACTGTACTGCTGACGGCGTTCCAAAACCAAATAAGTACTCTCTTTACTTGGGGAATCAGGCGATGAAGACGGACACCAATGGTGAATTTAGTAACATCCAGCTGAACACTTCAGGAGAACATGTGTTCACGTGTGTACCTACTAATGAAATTGGTGAAGGACTAAATAAAACTGTGATCGTAAACGCATCAGAGGTACTTCCTGTAGTGTCCGTCGACATCCCGCCCAATGGTAGAATGGTCAAAGGGTCAAGTGTTACTTTGACATGTGACGGTACAGGACCGGTACCGTTACAAATCAGCTGGtacaaagacaatattttcaatGCCTCGGGAAAAACCCTCACGATATCGAAAGTCACAGTACAAGACGAAGGGAACTACACTTGTAATTTGTCAAGTTCATGTGGAACAACGTTGAACACCTCGTTTATTGGCGTTGATT ATAAACCAGAAAACACCACCCTAAGGGTCAATACTACAAACGCTTGTGTCGGAGAGATGGTCCAGTTGAACTGCAGCGCTGTTGGCAAGCCTGCTGAGATCACctatattttgaaaatgaatggAAAGTTGATGAGTCAGAATGGAATATCTCTTGTTCGTCTTAACTCGCCAGTTGTACATACGTTCGCGTGCATTCCTAACAATACTGCGGGAAGTGGTCAAGAGGCGAATCTCACCATCCCCGTATCAG AGCCTCCATCTATAGTCCAGTTTCCCTCAAAGAATATCATCCTTACGGAAGGAGATAGTAAAGAATTGATGTGTAACGCTTCTGGTTCCCCAAGTCCAGCCGTGACATGGTACAAACTAGGCATAGACTGGGTGGATCAAAATGTATCAAAACTTGCCCTGTCGACAAGAGAAGACACAGGCAGCTATAGATGTATGGCGACTAATGCTGCTCCCTGCAAGAACACGTCATTTTCTTCTTGGATCAATGTTACTGTGCATT ACTTTGATATAGAAACAAGTGGGGTTGTATGCTCCCCATTCAACATTACTGTCAGGACCAACTTGAACCCCACCCCAAGTATCAACTGTACCTGGGGCATAGGCGGGAGCGGCACAGTTATCCAGGGAGTAAACACAGCGTCTGATCAAGTGATATATTCTGTAAATGTGCAAGGCGGACAGACTACTAATGTGACCTGCTCGCGTGGAAATAACAAGAGAATCTACACTGTCG TTTCATCATCAGATAAAGCAGCTACTACAAATGGCAGCATTAGATTTGCAAATATGAGCTTTCCACCaactgaagaaaacaaaacaaatattaacAGATTG TTTAATGAAACCGTCCCGCCGTGTACTGGGAACGTGAAGGTTTATGGGTATAG ACGAGGGAGTGTCATTGTTGACATGGCTATCACGATGTCAGAGAAAGTCGCGGATCCTTTCGCTCTTCTCAAAGATGCGTTTGTCGCGGCTGGTGCAACATATGGCTTGACCATCGATCCTACAGGCGTAAAGGCACAGCAAG CCAACCCCAGTGATTCCACTACCAGTCCCCCATCCCTGACCACCCAAGGCGCGCCCACCACCGCCGCCGCGGTCACGCCCAAAGAGGGTCTGACAGATGTCGTAATCGCCCTTATCGTGGTCGGCGTCATCGTCTTTTTGCTCATAATATGCGGGCTGGTCTTTTGGTTCTGTgcgaagaagaagaaaaagaaaagag ATATCGGTGCAGACAATCTCGAAAT GTTCGCTAATGGTACAGGAACATCACCCTATGCTGAG GTTGGACCAACAGCGCATGCTAATGGTGGCAGCGGCGTCGAGTCTCCTTACTCAGAAGTGGAACAGCGCAGAAACAATGATGATACCCAAGGCGCAGGCGCAGATGCCTACCCCCAGGTGGACAAAAGCAag AAATCAAAGCCCAaggaggagaaggagaagtTGCCAGACATGATGCAGCAACCTGACCCGAACGTCACATACGCGCAAGTGGATAAATCCCTCAAGAAGAAAAACAGAGAAGAGCCCATGTACGCCcaagttgacaaaaaaaag AAAAAGCCGAAAAAGAAGCCAGGAGAACTATTGTACGCGGATCTCAGCGACTTCACTGATGGTCCAAAGCCTAAGGGCGACGGGACTCTCGAGTTTGCGTCAGGCGAAGGCGTGAAAAGACCCGAGGCGTACCGAGAGACCGATTACGCTGAGATCTCTCATGTGCTGAGAGGAAAAACGGAAGACACACAGCCTACTGCCATGTGTT TCCCTCCCGGACCCCCAACGTTTGCTCTAAAGAATTGCGACGTCAAAGAGACGTCTGTCCGTCTTCGCTGGACCCCACCCCTGAGCGACAATGGCAGCCCTATCCTCGATTACAAGGTGGAAGTCAGCTCCGTCTTCGCGGCGGAGGGTATCTCAAGTACCTCGATCCTAATTCCCGAACTTGAACCGAACACCAAGTACTTGGCCCGGGTTGCTGCGCGGAACGCCGCTGGCCTGGGTACCGCGGCAGAACAGTCTTTTACAACTAGGGGGAAAG
- the LOC5517279 gene encoding hemicentin-2 isoform X6 translates to MSGVYTCVATDGCGRNHTRDATLAVRYKPDNTSLTILGGNASAQCGSKISFNCTADGVPKPNKYSLYLGNQAMKTDTNGEFSNIQLNTSGEHVFTCVPTNEIGEGLNKTVIVNASEVLPVVSVDIPPNGRMVKGSSVTLTCDGTGPVPLQISWYKDNIFNASGKTLTISKVTVQDEGNYTCNLSSSCGTTLNTSFIGVDYIPENTTLQINKSNNTSIIACVGDIILLNCYAEGKPSVITYSLLLNGEQHKANRSGVFLVFPGTPGWNNFSCVPNNTIGKGPEALVHIIVPVTPSSVEISPPSPTVTERDQVNLTCSADGTPPPTFTWISPQGNTVAHGPSYTIPMVHRNMTGMVYTCVATNGCGKNLTKDANLAVQYKPVNTSLTILGGDASRQCGSNVSFNCTADGAPKPHKYSLYLGNQTIKTNTNGVLSNIKLNTSGEHVFTCVPTNEIGEGLNKTVIVNASEVLPVVSVDIPPNGRMVKGSSVTLTCDGTGPVPLQISWYKDNIFIGSGKTLTISKVTVQDEGNYTCNVSSSCGTTLNTSFIIVDYKPENTTLRVNTTNACVGEMVQLNCSAVGKPAEITYILKMNGKLMSQNGISLVRLNSPVVHTFACIPNNTAGSGQEANLTIPVSEPPSIVQFPSKNIILTEGDSKELMCNASGSPSPAVTWYKLGIDWVDQNVSKLALSTREDTGSYRCMATNAAPCKNTSFSSWINVTVHYFDIETSGVVCSPFNITVRTNLNPTPSINCTWGIGGSGTVIQGVNTASDQVIYSVNVQGGQTTNVTCSRGNNKRIYTVVSSSDKAATTNGSIRFANMSFPPTEENKTNINRLFNETVPPCTGNVKVYGYRRGSVIVDMAITMSEKVADPFALLKDAFVAAGATYGLTIDPTGVKAQQANPSDSTTSPPSLTTQGAPTTAAAVTPKEGLTDVVIALIVVGVIVFLLIICGLVFWFCAKKKKKKRDIGADNLEMFANGTGTSPYAEVGPTAHANGGSGVESPYSEVEQRRNNDDTQGAGADAYPQVDKSKKSKPKEEKEKLPDMMQQPDPNVTYAQVDKSLKKKNREEPMYAQVDKKKKKPKKKPGELLYADLSDFTDGPKPKGDGTLEFASGEGVKRPEAYRETDYAEISHVLRGKTEDTQPTAMCFPPGPPTFALKNCDVKETSVRLRWTPPLSDNGSPILDYKVEVSSVFAAEGISSTSILIPELEPNTKYLARVAARNAAGLGTAAEQSFTTRGKGVEPGQGNAAFQNEAYEPDQAPNDINFLPPPSADGRSTSMTTVST, encoded by the exons ATGTCAGGGGTCTACACATGCGTCGCTACTGATGGGTGTGGACGGAATCACACCAGGGATGCGACACTAGCAGTAAGAT ACAAGCCTGACAATACCTCTTTGACCATACTGGGTGGAAACGCATCTGCTCAGTGTGGATCAAAAATATCATTTAACTGTACTGCTGACGGCGTTCCAAAACCAAATAAGTACTCTCTTTACTTGGGGAATCAGGCGATGAAGACGGACACCAATGGTGAATTTAGTAACATCCAGCTGAACACTTCAGGAGAACATGTGTTCACGTGTGTACCTACTAATGAAATTGGTGAAGGACTAAATAAAACTGTGATCGTAAACGCATCAGAGGTACTTCCTGTAGTGTCCGTCGACATCCCGCCCAATGGTAGAATGGTCAAAGGGTCAAGTGTTACTTTGACATGTGACGGTACAGGACCGGTACCGTTACAAATCAGCTGGtacaaagacaatattttcaatGCCTCGGGAAAAACCCTCACGATATCGAAAGTCACAGTACAAGACGAAGGGAACTACACTTGTAATTTGTCAAGTTCATGTGGAACAACGTTGAACACCTCGTTTATTGGCGTTGATT ACATTCCAGAGAACACAACTCTTCAAATCAACAAATCGAATAATACTAGTATAATCGCATGCGTTGGAGACATTATCCTGCTAAACTGTTACGCTGAAGGCAAGCCTTCAGTTATCACTTATTCCCTTCTGCTGAATGGTGAACAGCATAAGGCTAATCGAAGTGGAGTTTTTCTTGTCTTCCCCGGCACTCCTGGATGGAACAATTTTTCTTGCGTTCCTAACAACACTATCGGCAAAGGGCCAGAAGCACTTGTTCACATCATCGTTCCAG TCACTCCCAGCAGCGTTGAAATTTCCCCACCGAGTCCTACCGTGACCGAGCGTGACCAAGTGAACCTGACGTGTTCAGCTGATGGTACTCCTCCACCAACCTTCACATGGATCAGCCCTCAGGGGAACACCGTAGCACACGGACCGTCCTACACCATTCCCATGGTGCACCGCAACATGACAGGAATGGTGTACACGTGCGTGGCTACTAACGGCTGCGGGAAAAACCTCACCAAGGATGCTAATCTTGCTGTACAAT ACAAACCTGTGAACACTTCCCTGACCATACTTGGTGGAGATGCGTCTCGTCAATGCGGATCGAATGTATCATTTAACTGTACTGCTGACGGCGCACCAAAGCCGCATAAGTACTCTCTCTACTTGGGAAATCAGACGATCAAGACTAACACCAATGGTGTATTAAGTAACATCAAGCTAAACACTTCAGGAGAACATGTATTCACGTGTGTACCTACTAATGAAATTGGTGAAGGACTAAACAAAACTGTGATCGTAAACGCATCAGAGGTACTTCCTGTAGTGTCCGTCGACATCCCGCCCAATGGTAGAATGGTCAAAGGGTCAAGTGTTACTTTGACATGTGACGGTACAGGGCCGGTACCATTACAAATCAGCTGGtacaaagacaatattttcatTGGCTCGGGAAAAACCCTCACGATATCGAAAGTCACAGTACAAGACGAAGGGAACTACACTTGTAATGTGTCAAGTTCATGTGGAACAACGTTGAACACCTCATTTATTATTGTTGATT ATAAACCAGAAAACACCACCCTAAGGGTCAATACTACAAACGCTTGTGTCGGAGAGATGGTCCAGTTGAACTGCAGCGCTGTTGGCAAGCCTGCTGAGATCACctatattttgaaaatgaatggAAAGTTGATGAGTCAGAATGGAATATCTCTTGTTCGTCTTAACTCGCCAGTTGTACATACGTTCGCGTGCATTCCTAACAATACTGCGGGAAGTGGTCAAGAGGCGAATCTCACCATCCCCGTATCAG AGCCTCCATCTATAGTCCAGTTTCCCTCAAAGAATATCATCCTTACGGAAGGAGATAGTAAAGAATTGATGTGTAACGCTTCTGGTTCCCCAAGTCCAGCCGTGACATGGTACAAACTAGGCATAGACTGGGTGGATCAAAATGTATCAAAACTTGCCCTGTCGACAAGAGAAGACACAGGCAGCTATAGATGTATGGCGACTAATGCTGCTCCCTGCAAGAACACGTCATTTTCTTCTTGGATCAATGTTACTGTGCATT ACTTTGATATAGAAACAAGTGGGGTTGTATGCTCCCCATTCAACATTACTGTCAGGACCAACTTGAACCCCACCCCAAGTATCAACTGTACCTGGGGCATAGGCGGGAGCGGCACAGTTATCCAGGGAGTAAACACAGCGTCTGATCAAGTGATATATTCTGTAAATGTGCAAGGCGGACAGACTACTAATGTGACCTGCTCGCGTGGAAATAACAAGAGAATCTACACTGTCG TTTCATCATCAGATAAAGCAGCTACTACAAATGGCAGCATTAGATTTGCAAATATGAGCTTTCCACCaactgaagaaaacaaaacaaatattaacAGATTG TTTAATGAAACCGTCCCGCCGTGTACTGGGAACGTGAAGGTTTATGGGTATAG ACGAGGGAGTGTCATTGTTGACATGGCTATCACGATGTCAGAGAAAGTCGCGGATCCTTTCGCTCTTCTCAAAGATGCGTTTGTCGCGGCTGGTGCAACATATGGCTTGACCATCGATCCTACAGGCGTAAAGGCACAGCAAG CCAACCCCAGTGATTCCACTACCAGTCCCCCATCCCTGACCACCCAAGGCGCGCCCACCACCGCCGCCGCGGTCACGCCCAAAGAGGGTCTGACAGATGTCGTAATCGCCCTTATCGTGGTCGGCGTCATCGTCTTTTTGCTCATAATATGCGGGCTGGTCTTTTGGTTCTGTgcgaagaagaagaaaaagaaaagag ATATCGGTGCAGACAATCTCGAAAT GTTCGCTAATGGTACAGGAACATCACCCTATGCTGAG GTTGGACCAACAGCGCATGCTAATGGTGGCAGCGGCGTCGAGTCTCCTTACTCAGAAGTGGAACAGCGCAGAAACAATGATGATACCCAAGGCGCAGGCGCAGATGCCTACCCCCAGGTGGACAAAAGCAag AAATCAAAGCCCAaggaggagaaggagaagtTGCCAGACATGATGCAGCAACCTGACCCGAACGTCACATACGCGCAAGTGGATAAATCCCTCAAGAAGAAAAACAGAGAAGAGCCCATGTACGCCcaagttgacaaaaaaaag AAAAAGCCGAAAAAGAAGCCAGGAGAACTATTGTACGCGGATCTCAGCGACTTCACTGATGGTCCAAAGCCTAAGGGCGACGGGACTCTCGAGTTTGCGTCAGGCGAAGGCGTGAAAAGACCCGAGGCGTACCGAGAGACCGATTACGCTGAGATCTCTCATGTGCTGAGAGGAAAAACGGAAGACACACAGCCTACTGCCATGTGTT TCCCTCCCGGACCCCCAACGTTTGCTCTAAAGAATTGCGACGTCAAAGAGACGTCTGTCCGTCTTCGCTGGACCCCACCCCTGAGCGACAATGGCAGCCCTATCCTCGATTACAAGGTGGAAGTCAGCTCCGTCTTCGCGGCGGAGGGTATCTCAAGTACCTCGATCCTAATTCCCGAACTTGAACCGAACACCAAGTACTTGGCCCGGGTTGCTGCGCGGAACGCCGCTGGCCTGGGTACCGCGGCAGAACAGTCTTTTACAACTAGGGGGAAAG